The Pelagibius sp. CAU 1746 genomic sequence CCGCAGTAGTAGCCGACGGGATAGGCCTCCTGCCTTGGCGCCCAGACGAGGCAGCCGGCGGCCTCGGCCCGAGCGGCGATGGCGTCGACGGCGTCCTTGCTCTCCAAGGCAAAGCCCAGGTGGCTGAAGTCGCCTTCCGCCTGGTCGCGGCCCGGCCCGCCGGGCAGCATGACGATGATGAAGTCCTTCTCTTTCCCCGGCTCGGCCAGCCAGACCACGCGCGCGCCCCTTTCGGCATTGGCGTCGTTGCGCTCATGCACCACCTTCATGCCGCAGTAGTCCCGGTAGAAAGCCAGGCAGGCCTCCAGGTCGCGCACGTGCAGCGCCAGGTGGGTGAAGGCGGGAGTCATGGAGAAAGGCTAACGCCGTCCGGAACTGAAACAAAGGGTATAGGGACTTGCTTCGC encodes the following:
- a CDS encoding VOC family protein, which translates into the protein MTPAFTHLALHVRDLEACLAFYRDYCGMKVVHERNDANAERGARVVWLAEPGKEKDFIIVMLPGGPGRDQAEGDFSHLGFALESKDAVDAIAARAEAAGCLVWAPRQEAYPVGYYCGLRDPDGNFVEFSYGQPLGPGAEGAES